In Bombyx mori chromosome 11, ASM3026992v2, one genomic interval encodes:
- the LOC101740082 gene encoding sericin 1 isoform X4: MRFVLCCTLIALAALSVKAFGHHPGNRDTVEVKNRKYNAASSESSYLNKDNDSISAGAHRAKSVEQSQDKSKYTSGPEGVSYSGRSQNYKDSKQAYADYHSDPNGGSASAGQSRDSSLRERNVHYVSDGEAVAASSDARDENRSAQQNAQANWNADGSYGVSADRSGSASSRRRQANYYSDKDITAASKDDSRADSSRRSNAYYNRDSDGSESAGLSDRRASSSKNDNVFVYRTKDSIGGQAKSSRSSHSQESDAYYNSSPDGSYNAGTRDSSISNKKKASSTIYADKDQIRAANDRYSSKQLKQSSAQISSGPEGTSVSSKDRQYSNDKRSKSDAYVGRDGTVAYSNKDSEKTSRQSNTNYADQNSVRSDSAASDQTSNSYDKGYSDKNTVAHSSGSRGSQNQKSSSYRADKDGFSSSTNTEKSRFSSSNSVVETSDGTSASRESSAEDTKSSNSNVQSDETGEEEELFDVVSYQKIEDGKPVIIMKVIPVGPRPLSIWTGPGRDIPFFRRKYSGARSVPKPIPIPIQSKGSTERPQPTGHRSAEESSSSSSRAASSTDASSNTDSNSNSAGSSTSGGSSTYGYSSNSRDGSVSTTGSSSNTDSNSNSVGSRKSGGSSSHEDSSKSRDENVSTTGSSSNTDSNSNSAGSSTSGGSSTYGYSSNSRDGSVSSTGSSSNTDSNSNSAGSSTSGGSSTYGYSSNSRDGSVSSTGSSSNTDSNSNSVGSRKSGGSSSHEDSSKSRDETVSTTDSSSNTDSNSNSVETRKSGGSSSHEDSSKSRDENVSTTGSSSNTDSNSNSAGSSTSGGSSTYGYSSNSRDGSVSSTGSSSNTDSNSNSAGSSTSGGSSTYGYSSNSHDGSVSSTGSSSNTDSNSNSVGSRKSGGSSSHEDSSKSRDENVSTTGSSSNTDSNSNSAGSSTSGGSSTYGYSSNSRDGSVSSTGSSSYTDSNSNSAGSSTSGGSSTYGYSSNSHDGSVSSTGSSSNTDSNSNSVGSRKSGGSSSHEDSSKSRDENVSTTGSSSNTDSNSNSAGSSTSGGSSTYGYSSNSRDGSVSSTGSSSNTDSNSNSAGSSTSGGSSTYGYSSNSHDGSVSSTGSSSNTDSNSNSVESKKSGGSSSHEDSSKSRDGSVSSTGSSSNTDSNSNSAGSSTSGGSSTYGYSSNSRDGSVSSTGSSSNTDSNSNSAGSSTSGGSSTYGYSSNSHDGSVSSTGSSSNTDSISNSVGSRKSGGSSSHEDSSKSRDENVSTTGSSSNTDSNSNSAGSSTSGGSSTYGYSSNSRDGSVSSTGSSSYTDSNSNSAGSSTSGGSSTYGYSSNSHDGSVSSTGSSSNTDSNSNSVGSRKSGGSSSHEDSSKSRDENVSTTGSSSNTDSNSNSAGSSTSGGSSTYGYSSNSRDGSVSSTGSSSYTDSNSNSAGSSTSGGSSTYGYSSNSRDGSVSSTGSSSNTDSNSNSVGSRKSGGSSSHEDSSKSRDENVSTTGSSSNTDSNSNSAGSSTSGGSSTYGYSSNSRDGSVSSTGSSSNTDSNSNSAGSSTSGGSSTYGYSSNSRDGSVSSTGSSSYTDSNSNSAGSSTSGGSSTYGYSSNSRDESVSSTGSSSNTDSNSNSVGSRKSGGSSSHEDSSKSRDENVSTTGSSSNTDSNSNSAGSSTSGGSSTYGYSSNSRDGSVSSTGSSSNTDSNSNSAGSSTSGGSSTYGYSSNSHDGSVSSTGSSSNTDSNSNSVGSRKSGGSSSHEDSSKSRDGSVSSTGSSSNTDSNSNSAGSSTSGGSSTYGYSSNSRDGSVSSTGSSSYTDSNSNSAGSSTSGGSSTYGYSSNSHDGSVSSTGSSSNTDSNSNSVGSRKSDGSSSHEDSSKSRDENVSTTDSSSNTDSNSNSAGSSTSGGSSTYGYSSNSRDGSVSSTGSSSNTDSNSNSAGSSTSGGSSTYGYSSNSRDGSVSSTGSSSNTDSNSNSAGSSTSGGSSNYGYSSNSRDGGVSSTGSSSYTDSNSNSAGSSTSGGSSTYGYSSNSHDGSVSSTGSSSNTDSNSNSVGSRKSGGSSSHEDSSKSRDENVSTTGSSSNTDSNSNSAGSSTSGGSSTYGYSSNSRDGSVSSTGSSSNTDSNSNSAGSSTSGGSSTYGYSSNSRDGSVSSTGSSSYTDSNSNSAGSSTSGGSSTYGYSSNSRDESVSSTGSSSNTDSNSNSVGSRKSGGSSSHEDSSKSRDENVSTTGSSSNTDSNSNSAGSRTSGGSSTYGYSYNSRDGSVSSTGSSSNTDSNSNSAGSSTSGGSSTYGYSSNSRDESVSSTGSSSNTDSNSNSVGSRKSDGSSSHEDSSKSRDESVSTTGSSSNTDSNSSSAGSSTSGGSSTYGYSSNSGDGSVSSTGSSSNTESNSNSEGSRTSGGSSTYGYSSNSRDGSVSSTGSSSNTDSNSNSAGSSTSGGSSTYGYSSNSRDESVSSTGSSSNTDSNSNSVGSRKSDGSSSHEDSSKSRDENVSTTGSSSNTDSNSSSAGSSTSGGSSTYGYSSNSGDGSVSSTGSSSNTDSNSNSAGSSTSGGSSTYGYSSNSRDGSVSSTGSSSNTDSNSNSAGSSTSGGSSTYGYSSNSRDGSVSSTGSSSNTDSNSNSAGSSTSGSSNTHGASHGLASSGGSIASATSTPDILTIALSEDSSEVDIDLGNLGWWWNSDNKAQRAAGGATKSEASSSTQATTVSGADDSADSYTWWWNPRRSSSSSSSASSSSSGSNVGGSSQSSGSSTSGSNARGHLGTVSSTGSTSNTDSSSKSAGSRTSGGSSTYGYSSSHRGGSVSSTGSSSNTDSSTKNAGSSTSGGSSTYGYSSSHRGGSVSSTGSSSNTDSSTKNAGSSTSGGSSTYGYSSSHRGGSVSSTGSSSNTDSSTKSAGSSTSGGSSTYGYSSRHRGGRVSSTGSSSTTDASSNSVGSSTSGGSSTYGYSSNSRDGSVSSTGSSSNTDSNSNSAGSSTSGGSSTYGYSSNSRDGSVSSTGSSSNTDSNSNSAGSSTSGGSSTYGYSSNSRDGSVSSTGSSSNTDASTDLTGSSTSGGSSTYGYSSDSRDGSVSSTGSSSNTDASTDLAGSSTSGGSSTYGYSSDCGDGSVSSTGSSSNTDASTDLAGSSTSGGSSTYGYSSDSRDGSVSSTGSSSNTDASTDLAGSSTSGGSSTYGYSSNSRDGSVSSTGSSSNTDASTDLTGSSTSGGSSTYGYSSSNRDGSVLATGSSSNTDASTTEESTTSAGSSTEGYSSSSHDGSVTSTDGSSTSGGASSSSASTAKSDAASSEDGFWWWNRRKSGSGHKSATVQSSTTDKTSTDSASSTDSTSSTSGASTTTSGSSSTSGGSSTSDASSTSSSVSRSHRSGVNRLLHKPGQGKICLCFENIFDIPYHLRKNIGV; the protein is encoded by the exons CCGGCAATCGAGATACAGTCGAAGTCAAAAACCGAAAGTACAATGCAGCTAGCAGTGAAAGCTCTTACCTCAACAAAGATAATGATTCGATAAGTGCCGGAGCGCACCGGGCCAAGTCCGTAGAGCAGAGTCAGGATAAAAGCAAATATACATCTGGTCCAGAAGGCGTGTCGTACAGCGGAAGGTCTCAGAACTATAAAGATTCCAAGCAAGCTTATGCCGATTATCACAGCGATCCGAACGGCGGATCTGCTTCTGCCGGACAATCTCGCGACAGCAGCCTGAGAGAGAGAAACGTACATTACGTCTCTGACGGTGAAGCAGTGGCCGCTTCCAGTGACGCTCGCGATGAAAACCGATCCGCCCAACAGAATGCTCAGGCCAATTGGAACGCTGACGGTTCTTACGGAGTTAGCGCTGATCGAAGTGGTTCCGCTAGTTCTAGACGCCGCCAAGCCAATTACTACTCCGATAAAGACATCACTGCTGCTTCTAAAGACGATTCACGTGCAGATTCTTCTAGGAGAAGCAATGCCTATTACAACAGAGATAGTGACGGCTCAGAATCCGCTGGATTAAGTGACCGTAGAGCTTCTTCCTCGAAAAATGATAATGTATTTGTTTACCGCACTAAGGATTCTATTGGAGGACAAGCGAAATCTTCAAGATCATCTCATTCACAAGAGAGCGACGCTTATTATAACTCCAGTCCGGATGGAAGCTACAACGCTGGTACGCGAGATAGTTCAATTTCTAACAAAAAGAAGGCGAGCTCTACCATCTACGCTGATAAAGATCAAATACGCGCCGCGAATGATCGTTATTCTTCGAAACAGTTAAAACAGAGCAGCGCTCAAATCTCCTCCGGGCCAGAGGGCACCTCTGTAAGCAGTAAGGATAGGCAGTACTCGAACGACAAACGCAGCAAATCTGATGCGTACGTCGGACGGGACGGCACCGTTGCTTACTCAAACAAGGACAGCGAAAAGACCTCACGACAAAGTAATACGAACTATGCCGACCAAAACTCCGTTCGCTCTGACTCTGCCGCTTCGGACCAGACCAGCAACAGTTACGACAAGGGCTACAGTGATAAAAATACAGTTGCCCATAGCTCTGGTAGTAGGGGCAGTCAGAATCAGAAATCGTCGAGCTACCGCGCTGACAAGGACGGTTTTTCCTCCAGTACGAATACTGAAAAATCCAGATTTAGTTCTTCGAATAGCGTCGTAGAAACTTCAGATGGAACTTCTGCTAGTCGCGAATCATCAGCGGAGGATACCAAATCATCCAATAGTAACGTTCAGAGCGATG AAACAGGCGAAGAAGAGGAATTGTTCGATGTTGTATCTTACCAGAAAATTGAAGATGGCAAGCCTGTAATCATAATGAAAGTTATACCAGTCG GTCCACGTCCACTCTCCATATGGACCGGTCCAGGCCGTGATATACCCTTCTTCAGAAGAAAATACTCAGGCGCTCGCTCTGTTCCTAagccaataccaataccaattcAATCAAAAGGTTCAACGGAACGACCACAGCCTACAGGGCACCGTTCAG CAGAAGAATCCTCATCCTCGAGCTCTAGGGCTGCTTCATCAACCGACGCTTCTAGCAACACTGATTCAAACTCAAACAGCGCGGGATCCAGTACATCCGGCGGTAGCAGCACTTATGGATACAGTTCCAACAGTCGTGATGGAAGTGTATCGACCACCGGCAGTTCCAGTAACACTGATTCGAATTCAAACAGCGTAGGATCCAGGAAATCCGGCGGTAGCAGCTCTCATGAAGACAGTTCCAAGAGTCGTGATGAAAATGTATCGACCACCGGCAGTTCCAGTAACACCGATTCAAACTCAAACAGCGCAGGATCCAGTACATCTGGCGGTAGCAGCACTTATGGATACAGTTCCAACAGTCGTGATGGAAGTGTATCATCCACCGGCAGTTCCAGTAACACCGATTCAAACTCAAACAGCGCAGGATCCAGTACTTCTGGCGGTAGCAGCACTTATGGATACAGCTCCAACAGTCGTGATGGAAGTGTATCATCCACCGGCAGTTCCAGTAACACTGATTCAAACTCAAACAGCGTAGGATCCAGGAAATCCGGCGGTAGCAGCTCTCATGAAGACAGTTCCAAGAGTCGTGATGAAACTGTATCGACCACCGACAGTTCCAGTAACACTGATTCAAATTCAAACAGCGTAGAAACCAGGAAATCCGGCGGTAGCAGCTCTCATGAAGACAGTTCCAAGAGTCGTGATGAAAATGTATCGACCACCGGCAGTTCCAGTAACACTGATTCAAACTCAAACAGCGCAGGATCCAGTACATCTGGCGGTAGCAGCACTTATGGATACAGCTCCAACAGTCGTGATGGAAGTGTATCATCCACCGGCAGTTCTAGTAACACTGATTCAAACTCAAACAGCGCCGGATCCAGTACATCGGGCGGTAGCAGCACTTATGGATACAGTTCCAACAGTCATGATGGAAGTGTATCATCTACCGGCAGTTCCAGTAACACTGATTCGAATTCAAACAGCGTAGGATCCAGGAAATCCGGCGGTAGCAGCTCTCATGAAGACAGTTCCAAGAGTCGTGATGAAAATGTATCGACCACCGGCAGTTCCAGTAACACTGATTCAAACTCAAACAGCGCAGGATCCAGTACATCTGGCGGTAGCAGCACTTATGGATACAGCTCCAACAGTCGTGATGGAAGTGTATCATCCACCGGCAGTTCCAGTTACACTGATTCAAACTCAAACAGCGCCGGATCCAGTACATCGGGCGGTAGCAGCACTTATGGATACAGTTCCAACAGTCATGATGGAAGTGTATCATCTACCGGCAGTTCCAGTAACACTGATTCGAATTCAAACAGCGTAGGATCCAGGAAATCCGGCGGTAGCAGCTCTCATGAAGACAGTTCCAAGAGTCGTGATGAAAATGTATCGACCACCGGCAGTTCCAGTAACACCGATTCAAACTCAAACAGCGCAGGATCCAGTACATCTGGCGGTAGCAGCACTTATGGATACAGCTCCAACAGTCGTGATGGAAGTGTATCATCCACCGGCAGTTCCAGTAACACTGATTCAAACTCAAACAGCGCCGGATCCAGTACATCGGGCGGTAGCAGCACTTATGGATACAGTTCCAACAGTCATGATGGAAGTGTATCATCTACCGGCAGTTCCAGTAACACTGATTCGAATTCAAACAGCGTAGAATCCAAGAAATCCGGCGGTAGCAGCTCTCATGAAGACAGTTCCAAGAGTCGTGATGGAAGTGTATCATCCACCGGCAGTTCCAGTAACACTGATTCAAACTCAAACAGTGCAGGATCCAGTACATCTGGCGGTAGCAGCACTTATGGATACAGCTCCAACAGTCGTGATGGAAGTGTATCATCCACCGGCAGTTCCAGTAACACTGATTCAAACTCAAACAGCGCCGGATCCAGTACATCGGGCGGTAGCAGCACTTATGGATACAGTTCCAACAGTCATGATGGAAGTGTATCATCTACCGGCAGTTCCAGTAACACTGATTCGATTTCAAACAGCGTAGGATCCAGGAAATCTGGCGGTAGCAGCTCTCATGAAGACAGTTCCAAGAGTCGTGATGAAAATGTATCGACCACCGGCAGTTCCAGTAACACCGATTCAAACTCAAACAGCGCAGGATCCAGTACATCTGGCGGTAGCAGCACTTATGGATACAGCTCCAACAGTCGTGATGGAAGTGTATCATCCACCGGCAGTTCCAGTTACACTGATTCAAACTCAAACAGCGCCGGATCCAGTACATCGGGCGGTAGCAGCACTTATGGATACAGTTCCAACAGTCATGATGGAAGTGTATCATCTACCGGCAGTTCTAGTAACACTGATTCGAATTCAAACAGCGTAGGATCCAGGAAATCCGGCGGTAGCAGCTCTCATGAAGACAGTTCCAAGAGTCGTGATGAAAATGTATCGACCACCGGCAGTTCCAGTAACACCGATTCAAACTCAAACAGCGCAGGATCCAGTACATCTGGCGGTAGCAGCACTTATGGATACAGCTCCAACAGTCGTGATGGAAGTGTATCATCCACCGGCAGTTCCAGTTACACTGATTCAAACTCAAACAGCGCCGGATCCAGTACATCGGGCGGTAGCAGCACTTATGGATACAGTTCCAACAGTCGTGATGGAAGTGTATCATCCACCGGCAGTTCCAGTAACACTGATTCGAATTCAAACAGCGTAGGATCCAGGAAATCCGGCGGTAGCAGCTCTCATGAAGACAGTTCCAAGAGTCGTGATGAAAATGTATCGACCACCGGCAGTTCCAGTAACACTGATTCAAACTCAAACAGCGCAGGATCCAGTACATCTGGCGGTAGCAGCACTTATGGATACAGTTCCAATAGTCGTGATGGAAGTGTATCATCCACCGGCAGTTCCAGTAACACTGATTCAAACTCAAACAGCGCGGGATCCAGTACATCCGGTGGTAGCAGCACTTATGGATACAGTTCCAACAGTCGTGATGGAAGTGTATCATCCACCGGCAGTTCCAGTTACACTGATTCAAACTCAAACAGCGCAGGATCCAGTACATCTGGTGGTAGCAGCACTTATGGATACAGTTCCAACAGTCGTGATGAAAGTGTATCATCCACCGGCAGTTCCAGTAACACTGATTCGAATTCAAACAGCGTAGGATCCAGGAAATCCGGCGGTAGCAGCTCTCATGAAGACAGTTCCAAGAGTCGTGATGAAAATGTATCGACCACCGGCAGTTCCAGTAACACCGATTCAAACTCAAACAGCGCAGGATCCAGTACATCTGGCGGTAGCAGCACTTATGGATACAGCTCCAACAGTCGTGATGGAAGCGTATCATCCACCGGCAGTTCCAGTAACACTGATTCAAACTCAAACAGCGCCGGATCCAGTACATCGGGCGGTAGCAGCACTTATGGATACAGTTCCAACAGTCATGATGGAAGTGTATCATCTACCGGCAGTTCCAGTAACACTGATTCGAATTCAAACAGCGTAGGTTCCAGGAAATCCGGCGGTAGCAGCTCTCATGAAGACAGTTCCAAGAGTCGTGATGGAAGTGTATCATCCACTGGCAGTTCCAGTAACACTGATTCAAACTCAAACAGCGCAGGATCCAGTACATCTGGCGGTAGCAGCACTTATGGATACAGCTCCAACAGTCGTGATGGAAGTGTATCATCCACCGGCAGTTCCAGTTACACTGATTCAAACTCAAACAGCGCAGGATCCAGTACATCGGGCGGTAGCAGCACTTATGGATACAGTTCCAACAGTCATGATGGAAGTGTATCATCTACCGGCAGTTCCAGTAACACTGATTCGAATTCAAACAGCGTAGGATCTAGGAAATCCGACGGTAGCAGCTCTCATGAAGACAGTTCCAAGAGTCGTGATGAAAATGTATCGACCACCGACAGTTCCAGTAACACCGATTCAAACTCAAACAGTGCAGGATCCAGTACATCCGGTGGTAGCAGCACTTATGGATACAGCTCCAACAGCCGTGATGGAAGTGTATCATCCACCGGCAGTTCCAGTAACACTGATTCAAACTCAAACAGCGCCGGATCCAGTACATCGGGCGGTAGCAGCACTTATGGATACAGTTCCAACAGTCGTGATGGAAGTGTATCATCCACCGGCAGTTCCAGTAACACTGATTCAAACTCAAACAGCGCGGGATCCAGTACATCCGGTGGTAGCAGCAATTATGGATACAGTTCCAACAGTCGTGATGGAGGTGTATCATCCACCGGCAGTTCCAGTTACACTGATTCAAACTCAAACAGCGCCGGATCCAGTACATCGGGCGGTAGCAGCACTTATGGATACAGTTCCAACAGTCATGATGGAAGTGTATCATCTACCGGCAGTTCCAGTAACACTGATTCGAATTCAAACAGCGTAGGTTCCAGGAAATCCGGCGGTAGCAGCTCTCATGAAGACAGTTCCAAGAGTCGTGATGAAAATGTATCGACCACCGGCAGTTCCAGTAACACTGATTCAAACTCAAACAGCGCAGGATCCAGTACATCTGGCGGTAGCAGCACTTATGGATACAGTTCCAATAGTCGTGATGGAAGTGTATCATCCACCGGCAGTTCCAGTAACACTGATTCAAACTCAAACAGCGCGGGATCCAGTACATCCGGTGGTAGCAGCACTTATGGATACAGTTCCAACAGTCGTGATGGAAGTGTATCATCCACCGGCAGTTCCAGTTACACTGATTCAAACTCAAACAGCGCAGGATCCAGTACATCTGGTGGTAGCAGCACTTATGGATACAGTTCCAACAGTCGTGATGAAAGTGTATCATCCACCGGCAGTTCCAGTAACACTGATTCGAATTCAAACAGCGTAGGATCCAGGAAATCCGGCGGTAGCAGCTCTCATGAAGACAGTTCCAAGAGTCGTGATGAAAATGTATCGACCACCGGCAGTTCCAGTAACACTGATTCAAACTCAAACAGCGCAGGATCCAGAACATCTGGCGGTAGCAGCACTTATggatatagttacaacagtcGTGATGGAAGTGTATCATCCACCGGCAGTTCCAGTAACACTGATTCAAACTCAAACAGCGCAGGATCCAGTACATCTGGTGGTAGCAGCACTTATGGATACAGTTCCAACAGTCGTGATGAAAGTGTATCATCCACCGGCAGTTCCAGTAACACTGATTCGAATTCAAACAGCGTAGGATCCAGGAAATCCGACGGTAGCAGCTCTCATGAAGACAGTTCCAAGAGTCGTGATGAAAGTGTATCGACCACCGGCAGTTCCAGTAACACTGATTCAAACTCAAGCAGCGCAGGATCCAGTACATCCGGTGGTAGCAGCACTTATGGATACAGCTCCAACAGTGGTGATGGAAGTGTATCATCCACCGGCAGTTCCAGTAACACTGAGTCAAACTCAAACAGCGAAGGATCCAGAACATCTGGCGGTAGCAGCACTTATGGATACAGTTCCAACAGTCGTGATGGAAGTGTATCATCCACCGGCAGTTCCAGTAACACTGATTCAAACTCAAACAGCGCAGGATCCAGTACATCTGGTGGTAGCAGCACTTATGGATACAGTTCCAACAGTCGTGATGAAAGTGTATCATCCACCGGCAGTTCCAGTAACACTGATTCGAATTCAAACAGCGTAGGATCCAGGAAATCCGACGGTAGCAGCTCTCATGAAGACAGTTCCAAGAGTCGTGATGAAAATGTATCGACCACCGGCAGTTCCAGTAACACTGATTCAAACTCAAGCAGCGCAGGATCCAGTACATCCGGTGGTAGCAGCACTTATGGATACAGCTCCAACAGTGGTGATGGAAGTGTATCATCCACCGGCAGTTCCAGTAACACTGATTCAAACTCAAACAGCGCAGGATCCAGTACATCTGGCGGTAGCAGCACTTATGGATACAGCTCCAACAGTCGTGATGGAAGTGTATCATCCACCGGCAGTTCCAGTAACACTGATTCAAACTCAAACAGCGCAGGATCCAGTACATCTGGCGGTAGCAGCACTTATGGATACAGCTCCAACAGTCGTGATGGAAGTGTATCATCCACCGGCAGTTCCAGTAACACTGATTCAAACTCAAACAGCGCAGGATCCAGTACATCTGGCAGTAGCAACACTCATGGTGCCAGCCATGGTTTGGCATCATCTGGCGGTAGTATAGCATCAGCAACTAGTACTCCTGACATACTTACCATAG CACTAAGTGAAGACTCTTCCGAGGTGGATATTGATCTTGGCAATTTAGGCTGGTGGTGGAATTCAGACAATAAGGCACAAAGAGCGGCAGGCGGCGCAACAAAGTCTGAAGCTTCATCATCCACTCAAG ctaCTACAGTCAGTGGCGCAGACGACAGTGCTGATTCTTACACCTGGTGGTGGAATCCTAGACGATCAAGCAGCTCCTCTTCATCAGCAAGTTCTAGCAGCTCTGGCTCCAATGTTGGTGGTTCCTCTCAATCCAGCGGTAGCAGCACTTCTGGAAGTAATGCCCGCGGTCATCTAGGAACCGTTTCGTCCACTGGCAGTACCAGTAACACCGATTCAAGCTCAAAAAGTGCAGGATCCCGTACATCCGGCGGTAGCAGCACTTATGGATATAGCTCCAGCCATCGTGGTGGAAGCGTATCATCCACCGGCAGTTCCAGCAACACTGATTCAAGCACAAAGAATGCAGGATCCAGTACATCCGGCGGTAGCAGCACTTATGGATATAGCTCCAGCCATCGTGGTGGAAGCGTATCATCCACCGGCAGTTCCAGCAACACTGATTCAAGCACAAAGAATGCAGGATCCAGTACATCTGGCGGTAGCAGCACTTATGGATATAGCTCTAGCCATCGTGGTGGAAGTGTATCATCCACCGGCAGTTCCAGCAACACTGATTCAAGCACAAAGAGTGCAGGATCCAGTACATCCGGCGGTAGCAGCACTTACGGATATAGCTCCAGGCATCGTGGTGGACGCGTATCATCCACCGGCAGTTCCAGCACAACTGATGCAAGCTCAAACAGCGTAGGATCTAGTACATCCGGCGGTAGCAGCACTTATGGATACAGTTCCAACAGTCGTGATGGAAGTGTATCATCCACCGGCAGTTCCAGTAACACTGATTCAAACTCAAACAGCGCGGGATCCAGTACATCCGGTGGTAGCAGCACTTATGGATACAGTTCCAACAGTCGTGATGGAAGTGTATCATCCACCGGCAGTTCCAGTAACACTGATTCAAACTCAAACAGCGCGGGATCCAGTACATCCGGTGGTAGCAGCACTTATGGATACAGTTCCAACAGTCGTGATGGAAGTGTATCATCCACCGGCAGTTCCAGTAACACTGATGCAAGCACAGACCTTACAGGATCCAGTACATCCGGCGGTAGCAGCACTTATGGATACAGTTCCGACAGTCGTGATGGAAGTGTATCATCCACCGGCAGTTCCAGTAACACTGATGCAAGCACAGACCTGGCAGGATCCAGTACATCTGGCGGTAGCAGCACTTATGGATACAGTTCCGACTGTGGTGATGGAAGTGTATCATCCACCGGCAGTTCCAGTAACACTGATGCAAGCACAGACCTTGCAGGATCCAGTACATCCGGCGGTAGCAGCACTTATGGATACAGTTCCGACAGTCGTGATGGAAGTGTATCATCCACCGGCAGTTCCAGTAACACTGATGCAAGCACAGACCTTGCAGGATCCAGTACATCGGGCGGTAGCAGCACTTATGGATACAGTTCCAACAGTCGTGATGGAAGTGTATCATCCACCGGCAGTTCCAGTAACACTGATGCAAGCACAGACCTTACAGGATCCAGTACATCCGGCGGTAGCAGCACTTATGGATATAGCTCAAGCAATCGTGATGGAAGTGTATTGGCCACTGGCAGTTCCAGTAACACTGATGCAAGCACCACAGAAGAATCCACCACGTCCGCTGGTAGCAGCACTGAAGGATATAGTTCCAGTAGCCATGATGGAAGCGTAACATCCACCGACGGTTCCAGCACAAGTGGAGGAGCTTCTTCCAGCTCAG CGTCAACCGCCAAAAGCGACGCCGCGTCATCTGAAGACGGTTTCTGGTGGTGGAATAGAAGGAAATCAGGATCCGGTCACAAAAGCGCTACCGTACAGTCATCCACAACCGATAAGACGAGCACCGACAGTGCCAGCAGCACCGATTCCACCTCAAGCACGTCCGGGGCAAGCACAACCACTTCAGGCAGTTCTTCTACCTCGGGCGGTTCAAGTACATCGGACGCTTCCTCCACTTCGTCTAGTGTTTCCAGAAGTCATCGTTCAGGCGTGAACAGACTTTTACACAAGCCTGGTCAAGGAAAAATATGCCTTTGCTTCGAAAACATATTCGATATTCCTTACCATCTCCGTAAGAATATCGGTGTTTAA